The Salvelinus alpinus chromosome 22, SLU_Salpinus.1, whole genome shotgun sequence DNA window CACAGGCTCCATAGCTAATGACACATTTAACGTAAACAGCCTCTCATGTAAACCCTCTCACCAGTAGATGGCTCACTCCGCCAACCATCTTCAAAGCAAAATGGTCATGTTTCATCCTTTTGTTAATCAGAATGCACAGCAATGATCTATCAATACTGATATGATCTGACTCAACTCCAAAAGAGTGGCAATTGATATACTGCTCATTCGATTTCAGCAATGTCGGAGAATTACGTGGTGTTTATTGAGCAGCCTATCAAAATGGACCTCTTGAAGATTGTTACAGGCAAGCTGAGAGGAAAGGGTATCAGCGATGGGGTCTACTGGGACCCTAAACTTGAGACCATCTTTCATTTGATTAACAAGCAGACAGGCAAGGTAAGACCTTGGTCTAGAACGCCCTTGAATTCTTGGGAGTCTCAATTCTTGTTGAAAGTTTTGGTAAATGACAAGCTAGGAACGAGACAAAGGATACTAAGCCTACAGTAATTGCTTTTAAGTTatacatttcatttctgatgaCTGACATCCTTTATTCTCTTCCAGCTCAACTCAGTCAAGTATTATGCCAAAGCGCTGTCCACATTCCACCAGATCAACGCCTGGGAGGAGGATGGCCTCCTGGTTATGGACCTCTGTGCCGCAGACGATGGCAAAGCCATCAACAACTACATTGTTCAGAACATGCGCAAGTCAGGAGAGGCTCTGGACAAGGTCAGTATAAGTCTAAACTGAAGGGTATAACACTTAACTTCAATGAATAATCATTAATAAACTATTTAAAAATACTATTACTAACTACAAATACATATTCCATTATTTTTAAACAGTTATATGCATTAGAATTCAGAAGCATGTATACTTTTTTGTATAACTTATAAAGCATTTATAATGGCTTGTTCATTAcagttatacagtgccttcggaaagtattcagatcccttgaattttaaaacattaatgattaaataaaaataattcctcagaaatctacacaaaataccccataatgacaaagcgaaaacagttttacagaaataccttatttacagaagtattcagaccctttgctatgagactcaaaattgagctcaggtgcatcctgtttccattgatcatccgtgagatgtttctacaacttgattggagtccacctgtggtaaattcaattgattggacatgatttcgaatggcacacacctgtctatataaggtcccacaggtgacagtgcatgtcagagcaaaaaccaagccatgaggtcgaaggaattgtccgtagaggtccgagacaggattgtgtcgaggcactgttctggggaagggtatcaaaacgtttctgcagcattgaaggtccccaagaacacagtggtctccatcattcttaaatggaagaagtttggaaccaccaagactcttcctagagctggcagcccggccaaactgagcaatcgggggagaagggccttgggtcagggaggtgaccaagaacccgatggtcactgacagagctctagagttcctagGGTTGATGCCTGAGTGgcatcaggacaagtctctgaatgtccttgagtggcccagccagagcccggacttgaacccgaccgAACATctttgaagagacctgaaaatagctgtgcagcaacgctccccatccaacctgacagagcttgagaggatctgcagagaagaatgggagaaactacccaaatacaggtgtgccaagcttgtagcgtcattcccaagaagactcaaggctgtaatccctgccaaatgtgcttcaacaaagcactgagtaaagggtctaaatacttatgtaaataaaaataaatacaactgtttttgctttgtcattatggggtattttaggtagattgagaagaaaaaaaattaaaaatacattttagaataaggctgtaacctaacaaaatgtggaaaaagtgaaggggtctgaatactttccgaaagcactgtaagtGTAACCAGCTAAAGTCACTAGGATCAGGAATCCTACATGTGAACTGCTTgaggttgaaaatgtttttgttcAAATTAGGTGTACAACACTATGTGCAGAGTGTTCCCCCGGCGATTTGTCTTGCCTCTCAACGTGGACAAGGAGACACCCTGTGGGCAAAATCTGAACACACGCCCTGACAGTACCGCCACTGCCACCAAGACTGCGAAGGACAAGGTGTGTGTACAATAATCATGCACAAGTCTTCTGTTATACATCACTGCTGAAATACATCACTAAGCTAAGCTCCCGagtggggcagcggtctaaggcactgcctctcagtgctagaggcgtcactacaaaccctggttcgatcccaggctgtatcacaaccggccgtgaacgGCAGTCCCAtcgggtggcgcacaattggcccagcgttgtccggtttAGGGGAGGAATATTCACTATCAGAGCCTCATTAACTCGCTCTCTGCAGGTGTTCTGTACACATGAGGATCTGCACGATGAAGAACTTCATACGTATGGTGGTCTCGAGTTCCCACAAATCAACTATGCCAAGTACAACACCAAACCATATCGCTACTTCTACGGTTGTGGTTTCAGACATCTAGTAGGAGACACTCTCATCAAGATGGACCTCCAAGGCAAAAGAATGAAGGTTGGTTGTCATATTGATtcctcctttttttttttactcaagaATATCTGCATCAGTAACACAGTACTCTATTGCGATGAGTGATGTAAGCCTAGGTAATAGGAATAGGAAATTCAATGCTGACCTTCATACTGCTGTGCTTTAAGGTGTGGGAGCATCCTGGACTGTACCCTTCAGAGCCTGTCTTTGTACCCTTGCCTGGCGCTACAGAAGAGGATGACGGTGTCATTATGTCTGTGGTCATCACTCCAAATAAGGTCAGTTCCCCCTTAAACACCTATGCCCGTTAACAATTGTTGTTCTCCTAACTCCCAATGTTAGCCTCCTAATGTAAACATGTTCCCTTTCTCCAGGACAAGAGCACGTTCCTGTTGGTTTTGGATGCCAAGACATTCAAAGAGTTGGGCAGAGCAGAGGTGCCTGTGAACATTCCCTATGGTTTCCATGGGACATTCAACTCCACTACGACTCATAGAAGGTCTctatcagaaaaaaaattggaggccCATTAGAGTGAATTGTACTGTGTTCATCTTTCATTTCTTGTCAAGTATATCCTTTCTGATTATTGACTGGATAACCATCAAAACACCTTATTGTGAAGTTGACTTTAAAAGCACTGTGAAAAACTTGTTAGTTCCATGCAAACAAAGAAAATGTTTCATGTTCATAAATAAGTGTATTTTTGTAAGATTTATGTCCACTCCTGTTTTGTGAATATATCAATCCTCTATATAAACAACttataataaaaaataagtaTTAAGAAAAGCCATGGGCTAATTTTTTATAATTTGGTTCACTCACCACCGAAAAGCTCGTAATAAATCTTTCAAAAATACTATTGGAAAAAGTGAAATATAGGCTATGATAACACCACGCAATATTCCATGTGATACACAGATGAATTAGTCCTACAGTCTGAACTGAATCCATTGACTCTTGTGACCGTCTTGTGGTCACTCACAACACAGTTACGACCTAAAAGTTAGTTTCCTGTTTGGTAATGGTTAGGCTATATTTCACTGTCAAGTAAAGAATAATtgattttatacattttaaaaatgagTGCTTATCTTTGGATATTGCAGACACTGAAACgtcaatatttatttttaaccTATTTATTgtttacagtaggctacataggCCTAGATCTACAGTATTCCCAATGCTTCAATATAAATAGGTAATTTATAAAGCAATGAACCACAATGACACTCACATTGTGTTTGCCAGTGTGGGATAAAGAGTGAGGACAGTAAACCTAAAAAGCATACATAGAGGTCAAAAGAAAAGTACTGACATGTTACTTATTTGAAATATTTACAAATAGTCTGTAGCACATAGGCCCATGTAGCAAGTCTATCCCTGCAGTTTGTCAGAAATGAGAGCCAAGGTACGCCTCAAGTGATCTTTCTTCTCTTTCAGGTGTGACTCCAAGTTTCTGGCCTCCATCAATATGTCTTCCAACTCCCTAACTTGTGAAGCATCTATTGCAGCCCTCTCACTGTAGGAAACAAAGGCACTATGTATGATCGACATGGTGTGGTGTACAGATGATTTCAAGAAAAGCATATTCACCTAATGGTtgtttatcataataaaaaatgTTTGTATGCAGTAAAATTGCCTGGGTACTTAACGTAATATGTGATGTGGGCAAAGCACTGGAATTTAAACTCAAATGTGGTCTGACATTACAAAGAATGGAATGAAAACCTGTTCAACACGTTTGTCATGTTACCTTTGTTGTACCTACCTCAACACTTCAGAGTATTTGGAAAATAGCATGTTGACCTCTCTATTTGCACCTATCATTTGAAGGAAAATAAAGAGCAGTAATGTCAATTTCTCTGTAGCAAACACATTAAAAAAATTGATATATAATACATGCCATTTACCAGACACTTTCATCCATAGCAAGTGTATGAACTTATGAAAGGCTGATTccaggaattgaacccactatcctggcgttgcaagcgccatgctctaccacctgagctaCATTCTATTATTAGATATAAATGATGGTATCAATTGATCCAAACATTCATCATTCTTATCTATGAAAGAGAGAAAAATTATTCCTAATGCAAATATGTGCATACCTGCAAGTGCACCCTCAAACAAATCTGAAGAGATTGAAGCTGGTGTTTTACTactgtgtgtttttttattttttgctggAGAACTGTCACAATATGCAGATGTTTGTTCAACCTATTGCAATGAAAGAGAAAAGACAACTCTCAATGACTACAACACAATCAATATGGATTTGCATGGACTAACTAATAGAAAATTGATATGGCTGAGTTGAGAACAGATTGAAATACGTAAATTAGCTATCCCAATGGTGGATGGAAGACATGTTTTTCTAATGGCCCTGGGGAGTACTTTTCCAGCAGATAACATCAAAACGGCAGCATTTTCAGACCTCTTGTGCCATTTTTTTGGGGCCTTTGTTGTCCATTCCCCTCCCTGTCGGTGGCATCACTCTGCCTGGCAATGGTCACTTAAAAGTTTCTCACCGCTTTCTAAAAAGTTACGTGGAGAGATGTGTGGTTAGCTACAATGGCTGATGAGAGACTACATTTTAACACAGTGTAACATGTTAACGTTGGGTAATGTTTATGCGCCTGTCTAACTGAACAATTGCAGCTAACTAACAACATTCTACCAGCTGCAGAATCAGCACAGCTGACCTCAACTAACAAACActgctaattagctagctaaagtttGGTTATCCAACCGTAGCTGGCAGGGCCTTATCACTAGTTAGCTAACATGTGTAACTTAAACACATCCTTAATTTATTTCAAGGTAATCTATCGAGGTAATTAACAAAAATGCTGTTATGTAAAATtgattagctagctacctaaaacATTTGAAAAGTATACTTACTTTTGCTTATCCGTTTGGTTTGCCAAATTCGAATTCCGAGTGTTTTGCGCGAGCCAATCAGAACGTTCCATCAATTTCACGAACAAGGACGTGCTACAGTTCAAACTATTATGATCTACCGCCACCTACTGTCTTCAGACAGCAAATCCATTGACTGTAGTGatcagaatatacagtaataaccATATCTAAGAAGTTCCAAAGGCTgtgcctaatatagtgtataagaggtcataatATTTGTtcgtctgtggtgtgtaatgaggagcaaccagacactgaacttgacacatttatgaaattgcttattccagttactaataagcatgcacccattaagaaaatgacagtAAAAACAATGAAAtccccgtggattgatgaggaattaaacAATTGTATgggtgagagggatgaggcaaaaggaatggcaaataagtctggctgtacaaccgattggcaaacgtactgcaaattgagaaataatGTGACTAACCTGAATAAAAAGAataagaaactatactatgaaacaaagataaattacataaagaatgatagtaaaaagctttggagcaccttaaatgaaatgtgGGGCAAAATGGCAAACCCAGCACCAtttaatcagatggctcattcatcacaaaacccactgatattgccaataacttatttttttagacttttacccctttttcgtgatatccaattggtagttacagtcttgtctcatcgctgcaatccTGCCAAGCCAAACTGCTCACTTAACCGGAAACCAGCTGCacaaatgtgtcagaggaaactgGCACCACTGGCAACCATTGTCAGCCTTCAGGcacccagcccaccacaaggagtcactagagtgcaATGGGACCAAGACAtccccaccggccaaaccctctcctaacccggatgacgcagCCCGGTTACGGCCGGCTCTGACACAGCCCttggatcgaacctgggtctgtagtgacgcctcaagcactgcagtgccttagaccgctgcgccactctggaggccaTGATATTGCTaattactttaatgattttttcattggcaagattagaaaacttaggcatgacatgccagcaacaaacgctgacactacacatccaagtataactgatcaaatgatgaaagacaagcattgacattttgaattccgtaaagtaagTGTGGAAGAAGTGAAATTATTGTTTGCTATCAAcgatgacaagccaccggggtctgacaacttggatgtaAAATTACTGAGGACAAtagtggacgatattgccacGCCTATGTGCcctcagacctggagggaagcaaaagtaattccactacccaagaatagtaaagccccctttgctggctcaaatagccgaccaatcagcctgttaccaacccttagtaaacttttgtaaaaaattgtgtttgaccagatgcaATGTTATTTTACTCTAAACAAATTGACAGCAGACATTCAACACGCTTaaaggaaggacattcaacaagcacggcacttacacaaatgactgctgtttggctgagagaaattgatgataaaaagattgtgggagctgttttgttagacttcagtgcggcttttgacattattgatcatagtctgctgatggaCAAACTTATGTGTTatagctttacaccccctgctatattgtggatagagagctacctgtctaacagaacacagagggtgttctttaatggaagcctctccaacataatccaggtagaatcagcaattccagggcagctgtctaggccccttacttttttcaatctttactaatgacatgccactggccttGAGTAAAGCCAGCGTGTCTATGTATGCATATGACTCAACACTAGACACGTCAGCTAGTACAGTGAGTTAAATCGctacaacacttaacaaagagctgcagttagtttcagaatgggtggcaaggaataagttagtcctaaatatttcaaaaacttaaagcattcactaaacctcaactaaatcttgtaaaagataatgtggaaattgagcaagttgagatgactaaactggattgtaaccctggattgtaaactgtaatttttaacaacactatcaacaaggcaggtcctacagactctagttttgtcgcacctcgactactgttcagtcgtgtggtcaggtgccacaaagagaaacatcggaaaattacaattggttcAGAACAACGCAGCACAGCTGGctcttaaatgtacacggagatctaacgttaataatatgcatgtaaatctctcatggctcaaagtggaggagagattgatttcatcactacttgtatttgtaagaagtgttgacatgctgaatgcaccgaggtgtttgtttaaactactagcacacagctcggacacccatgcataccccatgAGACATGCCACCAAGgatctcttcacaatccccaagtcaagaacagactatgggaggcgcacagtactacatagagccatggcta harbors:
- the LOC139548944 gene encoding carotenoid-cleaving dioxygenase, mitochondrial-like → MSPPSSTDLKKTKSKKSKDHHYTDVHGLPCIEKIVASVDETPEAISTNISGTIPEWISGNFLRNGPGKFEIGNNKFNHWFDGMALLHQFKIAGGQVTYKSRFLGSDCYTANSENSRIVVSEFGTVAMPDPCKNFFQRFLSRFELPKASDNDNVSFVTYKGDYYVSTETNFMHKVDPETLETKEKVDWSKFIAVNGATAHPHTDPDGTTYNMGNSYSAKGAIYNIIRVPPTKTMPENPEETLEGATVVCSIPSVDKARPSYYHSFAMSENYVVFIEQPIKMDLLKIVTGKLRGKGISDGVYWDPKLETIFHLINKQTGKLNSVKYYAKALSTFHQINAWEEDGLLVMDLCAADDGKAINNYIVQNMRKSGEALDKVYNTMCRVFPRRFVLPLNVDKETPCGQNLNTRPDSTATATKTAKDKVFCTHEDLHDEELHTYGGLEFPQINYAKYNTKPYRYFYGCGFRHLVGDTLIKMDLQGKRMKVWEHPGLYPSEPVFVPLPGATEEDDGVIMSVVITPNKDKSTFLLVLDAKTFKELGRAEVPVNIPYGFHGTFNSTTTHRRCDSKFLASINMSSNSLTCEASIAALSL